In the Nitrospinota bacterium genome, one interval contains:
- a CDS encoding glycosyltransferase family 2 protein, which produces MVDMRKVQECLEAPSTEEQNFFSRMAEKETFPCISVVVLAYRSGEDIHKFVESLIKSLEEHEPNWEIVLVGNHFADDGDPTPSIVSEIAENHPRIHAVTKIKKGMMGWDMKSGLEAATGEIIAVIDGDGQMPFEDVIRVYRKLKDENLDLVKTYRMQRGDGVYRKTISVVYNFIFNILFPGLNCRDINSKPKVMTRDAYNAMNLNSNGWFIDAEIMIQAGRMSLKIGEIPTVFHQINYRPSFVKIRSIWEFSINLIWYRLFGMSKI; this is translated from the coding sequence ATGGTGGATATGAGGAAAGTACAAGAATGTCTAGAAGCGCCTTCGACAGAAGAACAGAATTTCTTTAGTCGAATGGCCGAAAAAGAAACATTCCCATGCATCTCTGTAGTAGTTTTGGCCTACCGTAGTGGTGAAGATATCCATAAGTTTGTTGAGTCCCTAATCAAATCCCTTGAAGAACATGAGCCGAACTGGGAAATAGTCTTGGTGGGGAACCACTTTGCTGATGATGGGGACCCAACGCCATCTATTGTCAGCGAAATTGCTGAGAACCATCCCCGAATTCATGCTGTGACCAAAATCAAGAAGGGTATGATGGGTTGGGATATGAAAAGTGGTCTTGAGGCTGCTACAGGAGAAATCATTGCAGTGATTGATGGTGATGGCCAAATGCCATTTGAAGATGTTATTCGTGTTTACAGAAAGCTAAAAGATGAAAATTTGGACCTGGTTAAAACTTATCGTATGCAACGCGGAGATGGAGTTTACAGAAAAACCATTTCAGTGGTTTATAATTTTATTTTTAATATTTTATTCCCAGGTCTAAACTGCAGGGATATCAATTCAAAACCCAAGGTTATGACTCGCGACGCTTATAATGCAATGAACTTGAATTCAAACGGATGGTTCATAGATGCGGAAATAATGATCCAGGCTGGAAGAATGAGCCTGAAGATTGGAGAAATTCCTACCGTATTTCACCAGATAAACTATCGTCCTTCTTTTGTTAAAATCAGATCTATTTGGGAATTTTCCATAAACCTTATCTGGTATCGTCTTTTCGGTATGTCCAAAATATAA